The Terracoccus luteus genome includes a region encoding these proteins:
- a CDS encoding glycoside hydrolase family 3 N-terminal domain-containing protein, with product MPATDPTARPWLDAALPVDTRVELLLAVMTTAEKVGQLHQVANLDADDPDDVATLVAGGVGSSLYASGATAGNERDPGVRREAVEAAQRVALERSRLGIPVLVARDVVHGHRTVFPIPLGLAASFDDGLVERAAAVAAGEAAADGVRWTFAPMVDLSEDPRWGRVAESFGESPVLSGRLGAAFVRGLQGPSADDLADAGRLAGCAKHFVGYGLAAGGRDYDTVSVGENTLRNLHLRPFRAAVDAGVATVMAGFNDVDGTPMHAHPRLLRDVLRGEWGFDGVVVADWLGVAQLVDQGVAADAREAAALAITSGVDVDMVSGAYAAHLESLVDDGTVATEVLDASVRRVLRLKLRLGLFERPYAATSSPYPATSEPTDATRAVALEAARAAHVVVKNDGVLPLRADATSYLLTGPFVEEGEALLGTWTLDGRGDDVVTPSAAFRHRLGIADDATGERLWVDDGRFADRVQQRARRCDVTVALVGEHPWRSGEANSVTDLGLPPGQLDVLRALAAVGRPLVVVVYTGRPLDLGAVLELADAVTVVWHPGLEAGNALASVLFGDVEPSGRLPVTFPRSVGHVPTSTHQRPTGRPIPAAHDRREGRYLDDLTGPRLPFGFGLSYTSVTYAAPTVSAATAPLGGSVSVRVEVRNTGDRPAPELVQLWLRDPVAQVTRPVAELLDWRRVTLPPGGSRVVEFDVGTDAFTYAGRDGTARVDRGEVVLLTGPHAGDLTPVTVTVV from the coding sequence GTGCCCGCGACCGACCCCACCGCCCGGCCGTGGCTCGACGCCGCGCTCCCCGTCGACACCCGGGTCGAGCTGCTGCTCGCGGTGATGACGACCGCCGAGAAGGTCGGGCAGCTGCACCAGGTCGCCAACCTCGACGCCGACGACCCCGACGACGTCGCGACCCTCGTCGCCGGCGGGGTCGGCTCGAGCCTCTACGCGTCCGGGGCGACCGCGGGCAACGAGCGTGACCCCGGGGTGCGCCGCGAGGCGGTCGAGGCGGCCCAGCGCGTCGCGCTCGAGCGCAGCCGCCTCGGCATCCCCGTGCTCGTCGCCCGTGACGTCGTGCACGGCCACCGCACCGTCTTCCCGATCCCCCTCGGCCTCGCCGCGTCCTTCGACGACGGGCTGGTCGAGCGTGCCGCGGCGGTGGCGGCCGGTGAGGCCGCAGCCGACGGCGTCCGCTGGACCTTCGCCCCGATGGTCGACCTGTCCGAGGACCCGCGATGGGGCCGCGTCGCCGAGTCGTTCGGCGAGTCGCCCGTGCTGTCGGGGCGGCTCGGGGCCGCCTTCGTGCGCGGGCTGCAGGGTCCGTCGGCGGACGACCTCGCGGATGCCGGTCGGCTCGCCGGGTGCGCCAAGCACTTCGTCGGCTACGGCCTCGCGGCGGGCGGCCGCGACTACGACACGGTGTCGGTCGGCGAGAACACCCTGCGCAACCTGCACCTGCGACCGTTCCGCGCCGCGGTCGACGCCGGGGTGGCCACGGTCATGGCCGGCTTCAACGACGTCGACGGCACGCCCATGCACGCCCACCCGCGGCTGCTGCGCGACGTGCTGCGCGGCGAGTGGGGCTTCGACGGCGTCGTCGTGGCCGACTGGCTGGGGGTCGCACAGCTCGTCGACCAGGGGGTGGCGGCCGATGCCCGGGAGGCCGCGGCGCTCGCGATCACGAGCGGCGTCGACGTCGACATGGTGAGCGGGGCGTACGCGGCCCACCTCGAGTCGCTCGTCGACGACGGCACTGTCGCGACGGAGGTGCTCGACGCGAGCGTGCGGCGGGTGCTGCGGCTCAAGCTGCGGCTCGGGCTCTTCGAGCGCCCCTACGCCGCGACCTCGTCGCCGTACCCGGCCACCTCGGAGCCGACGGACGCGACCCGCGCCGTGGCCCTGGAGGCGGCCCGCGCCGCCCACGTCGTCGTCAAGAACGACGGGGTGCTCCCCCTGCGCGCCGACGCCACCTCGTACCTGCTGACCGGCCCCTTCGTCGAGGAGGGTGAGGCCCTGCTCGGCACGTGGACCCTCGACGGTCGCGGTGACGACGTCGTCACCCCCTCGGCCGCGTTCCGGCACCGGCTCGGCATCGCCGACGACGCCACGGGAGAACGGCTGTGGGTCGACGACGGCCGCTTCGCCGACCGGGTACAGCAACGCGCCCGCCGGTGCGACGTCACGGTCGCCCTCGTCGGCGAGCACCCGTGGCGCTCGGGCGAGGCCAACTCCGTCACCGACCTCGGCCTGCCGCCCGGCCAGCTCGACGTGCTGCGCGCCCTGGCCGCCGTCGGTCGACCGCTCGTCGTCGTCGTGTACACGGGCCGACCGCTCGACCTCGGTGCGGTGCTCGAGCTCGCCGACGCCGTGACCGTCGTCTGGCATCCGGGCCTCGAGGCCGGGAACGCCCTGGCCTCGGTGCTGTTCGGTGACGTCGAGCCCAGCGGCCGGCTGCCCGTGACGTTCCCCCGCTCGGTGGGCCACGTGCCGACGAGCACGCACCAGCGACCGACGGGACGGCCGATCCCGGCCGCCCACGACCGCCGCGAGGGCCGCTACCTCGACGACCTGACGGGGCCGCGTCTGCCGTTCGGCTTCGGCCTGTCGTACACGAGCGTCACCTACGCCGCCCCGACCGTGTCGGCCGCGACCGCGCCGCTCGGCGGCTCGGTCTCCGTGCGGGTCGAGGTCCGCAACACCGGCGACCGACCCGCCCCCGAGCTCGTGCAGCTGTGGTTACGCGACCCCGTGGCGCAGGTGACCCGACCGGTCGCCGAGCTGCTCGACTGGCGTCGGGTGACGCTGCCTCCGGGCGGGAGCCGCGTCGTCGAGTTCGACGTCGGCACAGACGCGTTCACGTACGCGGGCCGGGACGGCACCGCGCGCGTCGACCGCGGCGAGGTCGTGCTGCTCACCGGCCCGCACGCCGGTGACCTCACGCCCGTCACGGTCACCGTCGTCTGA
- a CDS encoding LamB/YcsF family protein gives MRVDLNADLGESFGAWRLGDDEALLELVTSANVACGFHAGDPTTLRGTCRAAAARGVTVGAQVGYRDLAGFGRRFVDVAPDDLEADVLYQLGALEAMCRVTATRVAYVKPHGALYNAVVHHERQAAAVVAAVRAYDPGLPLLGLPGSRLLALAEEAGLPTRTEAFADRGYRADGTLVPRSEPGALLHDADAIATRVVRLVTDGVVEAVDGSAVAVHADSVCIHGDTPGAVEVARSVRRHLEDAGVLVAPFATSARG, from the coding sequence ATGCGCGTCGACCTCAACGCCGACCTCGGCGAGTCGTTCGGGGCGTGGCGGCTCGGTGACGACGAGGCGCTGCTCGAGCTCGTCACGAGCGCCAACGTCGCGTGCGGCTTCCACGCCGGCGACCCGACGACGCTGCGGGGCACCTGCCGCGCCGCCGCGGCGCGCGGGGTGACGGTCGGGGCGCAGGTCGGCTACCGCGACCTCGCCGGCTTCGGCCGGCGCTTCGTCGATGTCGCGCCCGACGACCTGGAGGCCGACGTGCTCTACCAGCTCGGCGCCCTCGAGGCGATGTGTCGCGTGACCGCCACCCGCGTCGCGTACGTCAAGCCGCACGGCGCCCTCTACAACGCGGTGGTGCACCACGAGCGGCAGGCCGCGGCGGTCGTCGCCGCGGTGCGGGCCTACGACCCCGGCCTGCCACTGCTCGGCCTGCCGGGCAGCCGCCTGCTCGCCCTGGCCGAGGAGGCCGGGCTGCCCACGCGCACCGAGGCGTTCGCCGACCGTGGCTACCGCGCCGACGGCACCCTCGTCCCCCGCTCCGAGCCCGGTGCGCTGCTGCACGACGCCGACGCCATCGCCACGCGGGTCGTGCGCCTCGTCACCGACGGCGTCGTCGAGGCGGTCGACGGCAGCGCGGTGGCCGTGCACGCCGACTCGGTCTGCATCCACGGCGACACCCCCGGCGCCGTCGAGGTCGCGCGGTCGGTGCGTCGCCACCTCGAGGATGCCGGGGTGCTCGTCGCGCCGTTCGCGACCTCCGCGCGGGGCTGA
- a CDS encoding 5-oxoprolinase/urea amidolyase family protein, whose product MSASTTGRATPRLLDVGLGAVLVELGDIDEVLPLDARVQALVVERVPPWDTVVDVVPGARTLLVTVGTSDGAPPTGALVGIRSALLELATGGMGATMGEPVVTRHDHAAVEIEVVYDGPDLQDVAVATGLAVDEVVAAHQATPWRVAFGGFAPGFAYLVGGDPRLRVPRRARPRPTVPAGSVGLAGEFSGVYPRSSPGGWQLVGRTDAVLWDLERDPPALLAPGTVVRFVARGARVGRDPREDRPTPGATATTADRHAPDPRLGLEVVDPGPLTFVQDLGRPGLARLGVSGSGALDRAAHRLGNRLVGQPEDRAGLEVLLGGLVVRAVGDLTVAVTGAAAQALVDGRPAPHAAPFELRDGSVLRLAAPARGLRTHVCVRGGIDVDPVLGSRSTDVLSGVGPPPVGRGDRLPVGPAPTTFPTVDAAVVAPAPADASLRLLPGPRLDWLGDPDALAGPTVVWRVSPDSNRVALRLAGGPLRRAPAVEGVELPTEGLVAGAVQLPPGGEPVLFLRDHPVTGGYPVVAVVHPDDLDAAAFLRPGDEVRLRWVQPSPHRLRQGPAG is encoded by the coding sequence GTGTCCGCCTCGACGACGGGTCGGGCGACGCCGCGACTGCTCGACGTGGGGCTCGGGGCCGTGCTCGTCGAGCTGGGCGACATCGACGAGGTCCTCCCCCTCGACGCCCGCGTGCAGGCGCTCGTCGTCGAGCGGGTCCCGCCGTGGGACACCGTCGTCGACGTCGTGCCCGGTGCCCGCACCCTGCTCGTGACGGTGGGGACCAGTGACGGGGCGCCGCCGACCGGTGCGCTCGTCGGCATCCGGTCGGCGCTGCTCGAGCTGGCCACGGGAGGCATGGGGGCCACCATGGGCGAGCCGGTCGTGACGAGGCATGACCACGCGGCGGTCGAGATCGAGGTCGTCTACGACGGCCCCGACCTGCAGGACGTGGCGGTCGCGACCGGGCTGGCCGTCGACGAGGTCGTCGCGGCGCACCAGGCGACGCCGTGGCGGGTCGCCTTCGGCGGCTTCGCGCCCGGGTTCGCCTACCTCGTCGGCGGCGACCCGCGCCTGCGCGTGCCACGACGGGCGCGTCCCCGGCCGACGGTGCCAGCCGGGTCGGTCGGGCTGGCGGGGGAGTTCAGCGGTGTCTACCCGCGGTCGTCGCCGGGCGGCTGGCAGCTCGTCGGGCGCACCGACGCCGTGTTGTGGGACCTCGAGCGCGACCCGCCGGCCCTGCTCGCCCCCGGCACCGTCGTGCGCTTCGTGGCCCGCGGAGCCCGCGTAGGCCGCGACCCCCGCGAGGACCGGCCGACGCCGGGTGCGACCGCGACCACCGCGGACCGCCACGCCCCCGACCCGCGCCTCGGCCTCGAGGTCGTCGACCCGGGACCGCTGACCTTCGTGCAGGACCTCGGCCGCCCCGGTCTGGCCCGGCTCGGGGTGAGCGGGTCGGGGGCCCTCGACCGCGCCGCCCACCGGCTCGGCAACCGGCTCGTCGGGCAGCCGGAGGACCGGGCGGGCCTCGAGGTGCTGCTCGGCGGACTCGTCGTGCGCGCCGTCGGGGACCTCACCGTCGCCGTCACCGGGGCCGCGGCCCAGGCCCTCGTCGACGGACGGCCGGCGCCGCACGCCGCGCCCTTCGAGCTGCGCGACGGGTCGGTGCTGCGGCTGGCCGCACCCGCCCGGGGACTGCGCACCCACGTCTGCGTGCGCGGCGGCATCGACGTCGACCCGGTGCTCGGGTCGCGGTCGACCGACGTGCTGTCGGGGGTCGGCCCGCCGCCGGTCGGCCGCGGCGACCGCCTGCCCGTCGGGCCGGCCCCGACGACGTTCCCCACGGTCGACGCCGCGGTCGTCGCGCCGGCGCCGGCGGACGCCTCGCTGCGCCTGCTGCCGGGGCCGCGCCTCGACTGGCTCGGTGACCCGGACGCCCTCGCCGGTCCGACGGTGGTCTGGCGCGTCTCGCCCGACTCCAACCGCGTGGCCCTCCGGCTCGCGGGCGGGCCGCTGCGGCGGGCGCCCGCGGTCGAGGGGGTCGAGCTGCCGACCGAGGGCCTCGTGGCGGGGGCGGTGCAGCTGCCCCCCGGCGGAGAGCCGGTGCTCTTCCTGCGCGACCACCCGGTCACCGGCGGCTACCCCGTCGTCGCCGTCGTCCACCCCGACGACCTCGACGCCGCGGCCTTCCTGCGGCCGGGCGACGAGGTGCGCCTGCGCTGGGTGCAGCCCTCACCCCACCGTCTCCGGCAGGGCCCGGCCGGGTAG
- a CDS encoding GNAT family N-acetyltransferase has translation MSTFSLRAATVADVPDLIRLVRELADYERAPESATATPAQFEAALFPADGAPTASAEVAVVDGRVVGMALWFTTFSTWTGTPGLWLEDLFVEPAHRGSGIGAALLERLAGVCVERGWARFEWTVLDWNAPSIAFYESRGARPLSDWTTYRVEGEALTTLAGAARP, from the coding sequence ATGAGCACCTTCAGCCTCCGCGCCGCCACCGTGGCCGACGTCCCCGACCTCATCCGCCTCGTCCGCGAGCTGGCCGACTACGAACGGGCGCCGGAGTCCGCGACCGCGACGCCCGCCCAGTTCGAGGCCGCGCTCTTCCCCGCCGACGGTGCCCCCACGGCATCCGCGGAGGTGGCCGTCGTCGACGGGCGCGTCGTCGGGATGGCCCTGTGGTTCACGACGTTCTCGACGTGGACGGGCACCCCCGGACTGTGGCTCGAGGACCTCTTCGTCGAGCCCGCGCACCGCGGGTCGGGCATCGGGGCGGCGCTGCTGGAGCGCCTGGCCGGGGTCTGCGTCGAGCGCGGCTGGGCCCGGTTCGAGTGGACCGTGCTTGACTGGAACGCGCCGTCGATCGCCTTCTACGAGTCGCGCGGCGCGCGCCCGCTGTCGGACTGGACGACGTACCGGGTCGAGGGCGAGGCCCTCACGACCCTGGCGGGTGCCGCCCGGCCCTGA
- a CDS encoding nitrite/sulfite reductase — translation MTVTDHSAADARPATRPPRAGRSNGQWKVDGTTPLNGNEEWKQQDGGLNVRERIEQVYSREGFASIPPQDLSGRFRWWGLYTQRKPGIDGGRTAQLDDTELSDEYFMLRVRLDGGALTLEQLRTVAELSRDFARGTADISDRQNIQYHWIRVEDVPEIWRRLEAVGLQTTEACGDTPRVILGSPLAGIAKDEILDPTPVIDEILQRYVGDPELANLPRKFKSAITGHPSLDVVHEINDISLVGVRHPELGAGYDLWVGGGLSTSPRLAERLGVFVAPDEAAEVWLGVISIFRDYGYRRLRNKARLKFLLAEWGPKRFREVLETEYLGRALPDGPPPAPPTGPGDHVGVHEQKDGRFYVGAAPTVGRISADVLLGLTDLLEAAGSQRVRLTPHQKLVVLDVAADRVEALAAGLETLGLTTDPSPFRRNTMACTGIEFCKLAIVETKATAATAIRELEQRLADVAPQLDTPITLNVNGCPNSCARIQVADIGLKGQLVTIDGEQTPGFQVHLGGGLASVDRDEAGLGRTVRGLKVTADDLPDYVERVVRTFLSQRESGESFSTWTRRADEGALQ, via the coding sequence ATGACCGTCACCGACCACTCCGCCGCGGACGCCCGCCCGGCCACCCGCCCGCCCCGCGCCGGCCGCTCGAACGGGCAGTGGAAGGTCGACGGCACGACCCCGCTCAACGGCAACGAGGAGTGGAAGCAGCAGGACGGCGGCCTCAACGTCCGCGAGCGCATCGAGCAGGTCTACTCCCGGGAGGGCTTCGCCTCGATCCCGCCGCAGGACCTCAGCGGCCGCTTCCGCTGGTGGGGCCTCTACACGCAGCGCAAGCCGGGCATCGACGGCGGGCGCACCGCGCAGCTCGACGACACCGAGCTGTCCGACGAGTACTTCATGCTCCGGGTCCGCCTCGACGGCGGCGCCCTCACGCTCGAGCAGCTGCGCACCGTCGCCGAGCTGAGCCGCGACTTCGCCCGCGGCACCGCCGACATCAGCGACCGGCAGAACATCCAGTACCACTGGATCCGCGTCGAGGACGTCCCGGAGATCTGGCGCCGCCTCGAGGCCGTCGGTCTGCAGACGACCGAGGCGTGCGGCGACACCCCGCGCGTCATCCTCGGCAGCCCGCTCGCCGGGATCGCCAAGGACGAGATCCTCGACCCCACCCCGGTCATCGACGAGATTCTGCAGCGCTACGTGGGTGACCCCGAGCTGGCCAACCTGCCGCGCAAGTTCAAGTCGGCCATCACCGGCCACCCCAGCCTCGACGTCGTGCACGAGATCAACGACATCTCGCTCGTCGGCGTGCGCCACCCCGAGCTCGGCGCCGGCTACGACCTGTGGGTCGGCGGCGGCCTGTCGACCAGCCCCCGGCTGGCCGAGCGCCTCGGGGTCTTCGTCGCCCCCGACGAGGCGGCGGAGGTGTGGCTCGGGGTCATCTCGATCTTCCGCGACTACGGCTACCGCCGGCTGCGCAACAAGGCCCGCCTCAAGTTCCTCCTCGCCGAGTGGGGCCCGAAGCGCTTCCGCGAGGTGCTCGAGACCGAGTACCTCGGACGCGCCCTGCCCGACGGCCCGCCACCGGCGCCGCCGACCGGCCCCGGTGACCACGTCGGCGTCCACGAGCAGAAGGACGGCCGGTTCTACGTCGGCGCCGCCCCCACGGTCGGGCGCATCAGCGCCGACGTGCTGCTCGGCCTCACCGACCTGCTCGAGGCGGCCGGGTCGCAGCGGGTGCGGCTCACCCCGCACCAGAAGCTCGTGGTGCTCGACGTCGCCGCCGACCGGGTCGAGGCCCTCGCGGCCGGCCTCGAGACGCTCGGCCTGACGACCGACCCGAGCCCGTTCCGCCGCAACACGATGGCGTGCACCGGCATCGAGTTCTGCAAGCTCGCCATCGTCGAGACCAAGGCGACGGCCGCCACGGCCATCCGCGAGCTCGAGCAGCGCCTCGCCGACGTCGCGCCGCAGCTCGACACCCCGATCACCCTCAACGTCAACGGGTGCCCGAACTCGTGCGCCCGCATCCAGGTCGCCGACATCGGCCTCAAGGGCCAGCTCGTCACCATCGACGGCGAGCAGACCCCCGGCTTCCAGGTGCACCTCGGCGGCGGTCTCGCCTCCGTCGACCGCGACGAGGCCGGCCTCGGTCGCACCGTCCGCGGGCTCAAGGTCACCGCCGACGACCTGCCCGACTACGTCGAGCGGGTCGTGCGCACCTTCCTGTCGCAGCGGGAGAGCGGCGAGTCGTTCTCCACCTGGACCCGTCGAGCCGACGAAGGAGCCCTCCAGTGA
- a CDS encoding phosphoadenylyl-sulfate reductase, with protein sequence MPALPTRRRARRRRAELEALAAQGARELGEHATAEEVVRWAAEVFPDTMAVACSMQDAVLPHLVSRQVPGVDVLFLDTGYHFSDTLVTRDIVAEDLPISLVNVLPELTVAEQDAQYGPRLYERDPAACCAMRKVAPLQRTLEGYEVWVTGVRREDAPTRTETPLVSFDAKNGLVKINPIAAWTFDEVVDYATENAVEVNALVTDGYPSIGCEPCTKRVAPGEDPRSGRWAGFAKTECGLHV encoded by the coding sequence ATGCCCGCCCTGCCCACCCGGCGTCGCGCCCGCCGACGCCGGGCCGAGCTCGAGGCGCTCGCCGCCCAGGGCGCCCGCGAGCTCGGCGAGCACGCCACCGCCGAGGAGGTCGTGCGCTGGGCCGCCGAGGTCTTCCCCGACACGATGGCCGTCGCGTGCTCGATGCAGGATGCCGTCCTGCCGCACCTCGTCTCGCGGCAGGTGCCGGGCGTCGACGTGCTCTTCCTCGACACCGGCTACCACTTCAGCGACACGCTCGTCACGCGTGACATCGTCGCCGAGGACCTCCCGATCAGCCTCGTCAACGTGCTGCCCGAGCTCACCGTCGCCGAGCAGGACGCGCAGTACGGCCCCCGCCTCTACGAGCGCGACCCGGCCGCCTGCTGCGCCATGCGCAAGGTCGCCCCGCTGCAGCGCACCCTCGAGGGCTACGAGGTGTGGGTCACCGGGGTGCGCCGCGAGGACGCCCCCACCCGCACGGAGACGCCGCTCGTGTCGTTCGACGCCAAGAACGGCCTCGTCAAGATCAACCCCATCGCGGCCTGGACCTTCGACGAGGTCGTCGACTACGCCACCGAGAACGCGGTCGAGGTCAACGCGCTCGTCACCGACGGCTACCCCTCGATCGGCTGCGAGCCGTGCACCAAGCGCGTCGCCCCGGGCGAAGACCCTCGCTCGGGCCGCTGGGCGGGCTTCGCCAAGACCGAGTGCGGGCTCCACGTCTGA
- the cobA gene encoding uroporphyrinogen-III C-methyltransferase, translating into MKSATPLVVDLTGRLAVAVGGGPVSARRVRGFVDEGALVRVVAPWVCEDLLDLVHEGLVEWHARDYAGPADLEGAWLVHTATGDRQTDTAVAADAEASRTWCVDASDAAATRVSVAARADVTTPAGRLTVATYAAGDPTLATTARDGVVRALATGGLDLRRGRRSPASDGRSGWVALVGGGPGVDGLLTARGHELLASADVVVVDRLAPRGVVDRLPAGVRVVDVGKTPGHHPVPQSRINDILVEEASRGLGVVRLKGGDSYVLGRGGEERQACEAGGIRVEVVPGVTSAVAVPAAAGIPVTHRGVARGFTVVTGHDDVPTLPTGGDHTLVLLMGVTRLRRTAELLQAHGRSGTCPVAVVERGFAPDQRTTLGTLATIAGLAEQRGVQAPAVVVVGDVVRLAPGWRPGSR; encoded by the coding sequence GTGAAGTCGGCCACGCCCCTCGTCGTCGACCTGACAGGCCGCCTCGCCGTCGCCGTGGGCGGCGGCCCCGTCTCGGCCCGGCGCGTCCGCGGCTTCGTCGACGAGGGCGCGCTCGTGCGGGTCGTCGCCCCGTGGGTCTGCGAGGACCTGCTCGACCTCGTACACGAGGGCCTCGTCGAGTGGCACGCCCGCGACTATGCCGGGCCCGCCGACCTCGAGGGTGCCTGGCTCGTGCACACCGCCACGGGCGACCGGCAGACCGACACCGCGGTGGCGGCCGACGCCGAGGCGAGCCGGACCTGGTGCGTCGACGCGTCCGACGCGGCGGCCACCCGGGTCAGCGTCGCGGCCCGCGCCGACGTGACCACTCCCGCCGGGCGCCTGACCGTGGCGACCTACGCCGCGGGTGACCCGACCCTGGCCACGACGGCCCGCGACGGGGTCGTCCGAGCCCTCGCCACGGGCGGTCTGGACCTGCGCCGCGGACGCCGCTCACCGGCATCCGACGGTCGCTCGGGGTGGGTCGCCCTCGTCGGCGGCGGGCCCGGTGTCGACGGGCTGCTCACCGCGCGCGGTCACGAGCTGCTCGCGTCGGCCGACGTCGTCGTCGTCGACCGCCTCGCGCCGCGCGGCGTCGTCGACCGGCTGCCCGCCGGGGTGCGGGTCGTCGACGTGGGCAAGACGCCTGGCCACCACCCCGTGCCGCAGTCGCGCATCAACGACATCCTCGTCGAGGAGGCGTCACGCGGGCTCGGCGTCGTGCGCCTCAAGGGTGGCGACAGCTACGTCCTCGGCCGTGGCGGCGAGGAACGGCAAGCGTGTGAGGCGGGCGGGATCCGCGTCGAGGTGGTGCCGGGCGTGACGAGCGCCGTCGCCGTGCCCGCCGCGGCCGGCATCCCCGTGACGCACCGTGGAGTCGCTCGCGGGTTCACCGTCGTCACCGGCCACGACGACGTGCCGACGCTGCCGACCGGCGGTGACCACACGCTCGTGCTGCTCATGGGCGTCACCCGGCTGCGGCGCACCGCCGAGCTGCTGCAGGCGCACGGCCGCAGCGGCACGTGCCCCGTCGCGGTGGTGGAACGTGGCTTCGCGCCCGACCAGCGCACGACGCTCGGTACCCTCGCCACCATCGCCGGCCTCGCCGAGCAGCGGGGGGTGCAGGCGCCGGCCGTCGTCGTCGTCGGTGACGTCGTGCGCCTCGCGCCCGGATGGCGGCCCGGTAGCCGCTGA
- a CDS encoding VWA domain-containing protein: protein MTDPNLTHLYFLLDRSGSMQSIRSDTEGGFDAFMAEQRTQPGSCRVTLAQFDDRYEEVYRDVPVADVPPLSLQPRGTTALLDSVGRLVGDAGARLAALPEHERPGVVIVGIMTDGLENASRELTHAQVKAMVQRQTHEFSWQFLYLGADQDAIEVGTSLGVAADRSLTYSRGRVDAVMAATSRNVGRARAAVAGGATPQQAAASLAFDAEQRRAAAD, encoded by the coding sequence ATGACCGACCCGAACCTCACCCACCTCTACTTCCTGCTCGACCGCAGCGGCTCGATGCAGTCGATCCGCAGCGACACCGAGGGCGGCTTCGACGCCTTCATGGCCGAGCAGCGCACCCAGCCCGGCTCGTGCCGCGTCACCCTCGCGCAGTTCGACGACCGCTACGAGGAGGTCTACCGCGACGTCCCGGTCGCCGACGTGCCCCCGCTGTCGCTGCAGCCGCGAGGTACGACGGCGCTGCTCGACTCCGTCGGCCGCCTCGTCGGTGACGCCGGCGCCCGGCTCGCGGCCCTGCCCGAGCACGAGCGGCCCGGTGTCGTCATCGTCGGCATCATGACCGACGGCCTCGAGAACGCGTCCCGCGAGCTGACCCACGCCCAGGTCAAGGCGATGGTGCAGCGCCAGACGCACGAGTTCTCGTGGCAGTTCCTCTATCTCGGCGCCGACCAGGACGCCATCGAGGTCGGCACGAGCCTCGGCGTCGCCGCCGACCGCTCGCTCACCTACAGCCGGGGCCGGGTCGACGCCGTCATGGCCGCGACGTCACGCAACGTCGGTCGCGCCCGCGCCGCCGTCGCCGGAGGGGCCACCCCGCAGCAGGCCGCCGCCTCCCTCGCCTTCGACGCCGAGCAGCGTCGCGCCGCCGCCGACTGA
- a CDS encoding anti-sigma factor — MHALSGAYAVDALDELERVRFERHLATCADCRAEVDSLALVAADLFTTEMTPPASLRAGVLGRLGSVAQLPPLPAQETGPDAGRPGHEADVPDVADEAPAAQAGDTASDTTDENGATVTSIDRPGRHTAPRASRWRGLVAAGTAAVLALGAFGVWRSIDGGGQQGSPSVASQVLDASDATRVEKTLPGGGTATIVRSASVGKAVLVASDLPAVPSDRTYQLWLAKGSAFTSAGLVPGAGNQTVVLEGDANTATGAGITVEPSGGSTQPTTTPLALYSF, encoded by the coding sequence ATGCACGCGCTTTCGGGCGCCTACGCCGTCGACGCGCTCGACGAGCTCGAACGAGTCCGGTTCGAGCGACACCTGGCCACGTGCGCGGACTGCCGCGCCGAGGTCGACAGCCTCGCGCTCGTCGCGGCCGATCTCTTCACGACCGAGATGACGCCGCCGGCCAGCCTGCGGGCGGGCGTCCTCGGCCGACTCGGCTCGGTGGCTCAGCTGCCGCCGCTGCCCGCGCAGGAGACCGGCCCGGATGCCGGTCGGCCCGGTCACGAGGCCGACGTGCCCGACGTGGCCGACGAGGCCCCGGCCGCACAGGCCGGCGACACGGCATCCGACACGACCGACGAGAACGGGGCGACGGTCACCTCGATCGACCGGCCCGGTCGCCACACGGCGCCCCGGGCGAGCCGCTGGCGCGGGCTCGTGGCCGCCGGGACGGCCGCGGTGCTGGCGCTCGGCGCCTTCGGCGTCTGGCGCTCCATCGACGGTGGCGGCCAGCAGGGCTCGCCGAGCGTGGCCAGCCAGGTGCTCGACGCCTCCGACGCGACCCGGGTCGAGAAGACCCTGCCCGGTGGCGGCACGGCGACGATCGTGCGTTCCGCGTCGGTCGGCAAGGCTGTGCTCGTCGCGAGCGACCTGCCGGCGGTGCCGTCCGACCGCACCTACCAGCTGTGGCTGGCCAAGGGCTCCGCGTTCACGTCGGCCGGGCTCGTCCCGGGGGCGGGCAACCAGACCGTCGTGCTCGAGGGCGACGCGAACACCGCGACGGGGGCCGGCATCACCGTCGAGCCGTCGGGCGGCTCGACCCAGCCGACGACGACCCCGCTCGCGCTCTACAGCTTCTGA